actgataaaaaatataatttaattatgttcgAGTCAAGTTTTGAGTTTTGGAATCAAATGAAGCTTGAGTTTGAAATATTTCGACTTCACTCAACTCGATTGTACCTATAAACATTAtctatatttctatatttgcCACTTATGCTCTCgtacattgataaataaatcacAAACCCAAAATATTAAGATCAATTCTACGTTTAGTAGCAATTGGGTTCACGTAACTCATTTTTCAGATATGATATTCTCAACACATCTCCAAATtcttaaaacaataaaagaccttttagatttatttatttatttattcattactaatatcacaaaatcaaacaaaatataataatatttcataaaaattaatgttttttaaattcattatcctgttaaaaatatattgaacatgtatattttctttcaaaatatatCCGACATATAACTTTTCATTTGAGAAACAATCAAatcttgatatttttatatataaaattcataaataaatttttatttttggatatttttgTTGTTAGCAATATTTgtgggtatttttataaattattttaacgtTTGGGTcgagaaatattaaaatccaTGGACTTAATCAAAATGcatgaatttaaaatctatgCATTTTCACATTTCCATAGTTTGGAATAAACTTAAAAACAAtgggtttttatttaaaggtaAGAATAATTTGGGGATAAGATAAATCTATTAGGcaatatcataataaaatagtattataATAATCCATCATCTTTTTAAAATGGTAGATTTTGGACTTTCCCACCTTTTAGATTATCTTAACGGCCATTTAAGGCTCTCATAAATCCTTAAAGTGAGgaattttgaaaaatgaagGATTTCTTAAAATCTGGATTTAATCCACTTTTTTACTTACCCAATAAtgaatttaaactaaatttacaaattttataaaatttctcatCTTAATTCACCCAATGAAAAAAAACtctataataaaatgattatcTTAACTGCCATTTTAGGCTCTCATgaattaaaagtaataatataaaaaaataaaatgtttatattacattttttattggTTAATTTAAACTGTGATGAATtctaaacaaaacaaaaccatAAACGATAGATTTAAGCTAAGttgatgaattttataaaatctaataagaatatcttaaatttatattcttgCACCATACATAATACACCTTAATATGGTACTTGTGTATAAGGAAAAATACAACAATATATTATTACTGCAGTTTTAGATATGTGGTAAATTATTACACCAGTTGTTAGTAACTCTTCATTTATTATGCTTCCACCAGAGTACACATTTTATTCAAGTCATGAAAATAGCCATCCTTAATGTGCAGCTGCTTTCTGCAAATGCTGTATCTCATGTATTATGAAGAAAGAGAATAGAAGAAACAACACAAATATAGTGCAAGGCCATTTGGAATAAAAACTGagatttcattaaaaaaaagtgtAGAATTCACAAGACATTCCAGTCTAAGGTTAGACCAAACTATATCTATTGAAATTTACATAATCTTCTAATTATTGAAATTGTTTCTGTTTACTTAACTCGTGAAGCATTTACCTCCCAAGTTGCATCCCATAAGAGCCATAATCCATGCCACCACCATAATAAAATCCCTCCATCCCAGCTTGCATACCAGCCCAATAAGGATATGGATTATATGCACAAAACGCATCTGGAATCATATAGCTTCCAACTTCAACATCTTCACTACTTCTcctgtctttctttttctttcctttctcacCAGAAACCACCTTTTGCTGCACTTTCTTCTCCACTGCAATCGTATTTTCCTGCGCTTGAACACTTCCTTGTGATGTTACCTCCTCCAATTCCATTGACCCGATTGCAGTTCTGGCTTTCTTAGCGATAGAGTTTGGAGCGTCAACAGGCTTCCTCTTATTTCCCGTATCTTCTGCATAATCAAGTGATGATATCTGATCTTTCACAGACAATTCAGCAGCCGGACAGTACAGTTGAAGATACCTTGGATGTTGAATTTTCAGCACTGCTACTATTACCATGAACACCGACCTCCAAAATTCGGTTAATTGTACCTCTAAGTGTGATGTTAGGAATAAGAGAATCTGTAAGTACTTGCGTTGCTCCACATACACATTTCAACTTGGAGTTTATCAAATGATCCCTAATACACCTATCACAAAAGCTATCGAAACAGCATTTGCTAGTCAATGAAGCATCTTTCATCACTTGCTTGCACAAAGTGCAGAGGAGTTCTGGTGGAACATCGCTTGGAGACCCTTGTGATTTCTTTGAAGTTGGGCACTCAAATTGCTTGTCAAAAGCAGCCTCATTTTGTTGCAAAAGAGCAGCCGCAAACGcagtcttctttcttttgaaatcataatTAGGATCAGAATTAGTTGGGCAGTGTTGTATAAAATGTCCTGGAACATGACATCTGCGACAAACATAGCCCTCCGGAGGTGTTTTCTTCTCGAATATTCCAGCACCCATTCTTCTATAACTCGTGAAACTGACAGCCAAGGGCTGGAGTATTGACTAAAGCCTTAATCTTGCTATCCTCATCAAGCCCAGGAATTGTCTGATCATAAGAAGAAAACCCAGAGTCTTGACTAGATTTTGTAGTTACAGTACTTGTAGATGATGAGCCAGAAACAGAATGGGTACCATCAGCTGCAGTGGTCTTCCTGGATAAAGAACTCACGGGTATCTGCTTTTCAAGAAACACTATAGTGCTAGTATCAATGGGTTTGCGACGCCGAGTTCCAGGAACACGGCGAAGCAACAGGCTACTATGATTAGCAATTAACATTGAATCATCATCGTATTGTTCATCAGTTTGAGCATTAACCACTATGAAATCTAAATCAGTACCCAAACACAATCCATTAGAATCAGActtctttttagatttatatttggATTCAAAGATTATTCGCTTGAATGAAGCAACAGAGACAGCAGAACCATCAATTGGGATCAAACTAAAATCTTTAGCACTCgcaaatttataatatattccCATTGCAATATGTATCGATTACAACAGTAATAACAGAACAATAGATCGTGTGATTAACGCAGCCTTACAATAAGAATTATAACAGAGCAGTAATAAGAGAGCtgatttttctctctctatattacaataagaattataaatcGCAGCAAATTAACAATCAAACCGCCAACAATAATTGCAGAAAAACGCAGCCTTCTGGAATCGCCCGAATTAGAATCACGCCCCGGTGTCTGAACCTTGAAATCGGTTGATCGGGAATACGCCGATGAAGTTGCAGAAAAACGAAGCCGTATGAACTTGCAGAAATCCTCTTTGATTGAATCGGAAAAGAAAAGCCGAGCGAACGATTAATTTCAAAAGTAATTGGATGGAATTGAAGGAGCTTCGACTCAAATCTCTGAATAAAAGGAAAACCCTAAAGATCGAAATTTATAGAGCTTTtcgtttctttctttcttttccttgttcTGATTGGAGAAGAGCAATACGCGTAAGAAAGGTCAGTTGTTTCCCTTAATAAAGGCCTGGCAAACGTGTACAGAAGGTCGGTTGTCCACccgtttttttttcttactttttttatttaaaaaagaaaagaaaaagttactTTTACACCCCTAAGATTTAGCCTGTCATATACATACAtccttatattttaaaattactgtTTTAGTCCCTCAATCATCACAAACTTTAAGTTTGtttgtaattataatttagaaaattaatatctcGGCTTGGTGTATATACCacaataaagagaaaaataatatatattatgagtattttatattttggtactaaatgattgatacatactttattatttaaaattaataaatatatgttaattacCTATGTTTTTGATGTATAAGTGGGGAGACATATATCAAATATGTATAGATTTTTTTCAGTAACCTATTAGATTAATGTATAAAGAAAGAACTgatatatctaattttttctatGTGAATAGATGATTTTAGTATCCATTGTAATCATCtcaagattaaaaaaaaacatcaaaGTTCAACTGTATTCAATTCAAGCTTTGAGTTTTCGAATCAAGTCGAGCTTGAGCTTGCAATATTTCGATATGACTCAACTCAACTATACCcataaatattatctatattttcatatttgccACTTATACTCTTGTTCactgataaaaaatataatttaattatgttcgAGTCAAGTTTTGAGTTTTGGAATCAAATGAAGCTTGAGTTTGAAATATTTCGACTTCACTCAACTCGATTGTACCTATAAACATTAtctatatttctatatttgcCACTTATGCTCTCgtacattgataaataaatcacAAACCCAAAATATTAAGATCAATTCTACGTTTAGTAGCAATTGGGTTCACGTAACTCATTTTTCAGATATGATATTCTCAACACATCTCCAAATtcttaaaacaataaaagaccttttagatttatttatttatttattcattactaatatcacaaaatcaaacaaaatataataatatttcataaaaattaatgttttttaaattcattatctgttaaaaatatattgaacatgtatattttcttttcaaaatatatcCGACATATAACTTTTCATTTGAGAAACAATCAAatcttgatatttttatatataaaattcataaataaatttttatttttggatatttttgTTGTTAGCAATATTTgtgggtatttttataaattattttaacgtTTGGGTcgagaaatattaaaatccaTGGACTTAATCAAAATGcatgaatttaaaatctatgCATTTTCACATTTCCATAGTTTGGAATAAACTTAAAAACAAtgggtttttatttaaaggtaAGAATAATTTGGGGATAAGATAAATCTATTAGGcaatatcataataaaatagtattataATAATCCATCATCTTTTTAAAATGGTAGATTTTGGACTTTCCCACCTTTTAGATTATCTTAACGGCCATTTAAGGCTCTCATAAATCCTTAAAGTGAGgaattttgaaaaatgaagGATTTCTTAAAATCTGGATTTAATCCACTTTTTTACTTACCCAATAAtgaatttaaactaaatttacaaattttataaaatttctcatCTTAATTCACCCAATGAAAAAAAACtctataataaaatgattatcTTAACTGCCATTTTAGGCTCTCATgaattaaaagtaataatataaaaaaataaaatgtttatattacattttttattggTTAATTTAAACTGTGATGAATtctaaacaaaacaaaaccatAAACGATAGATTTAAGCTAAGttgatgaattttataaaatctaataagaatatcttaaatttatattcttgCACCATACATAATACACCTTAATATGGTACTTGTGTATAAGGAAAAATACAACAATATATTATTACTGCAGTTTTAGATATGTGGTAAATTATTACACCAGTTGTTAGTAACTCTTCATTTATTATGCTTCCACCAGAGTACACATTTTATTCAAGTCATGAAAATAGCCATCCTTAATGTGCAGCTGCTTTCTGCAAATGCTGTATCTCATGTATTATGAAGAAAGAGAATAGAAGAAACAACACAAATATAGTGCAAGGCCATTTGGAATAAAAACTGagatttcattaaaaaaaagtgtAGAATTCACAAGACATTCCAGTCTAAGGTTAGACCAAACTATATCTATTGAAATTTACATAATCTTCTAATTATTGAAATTGTTTCTGTTTACTTAACTCGTGAAGCATTTACCTCCCAAGTTGCATCCCATAAGAGCCATAATCCATGCCACCACCATAATAAAATCCCTCCATCCCAGCTTGCATACCAGCCCAATAAGGATATGGATTATATGCACAAAACGCATCTGGAATCATATAGCTTCCAACTTCAACATCTTCACTACTTCTcctgtctttctttttctttcctttctcacCAGAAACCACCTTTTGCTGCACTTTCTTCTCCACTGCAATCGTATTTTCCTGCGCTTGAACACTTCCTTGTGATGTTACCTCCTCCAATTCCATTGACCCGATTGCAGTTCTGGCTTTCTTAGCGATAGAGTTTGGAGCGTCAACAGGCTTCCTCTTATTTCCCGTATCTTCTGCATAATCAAGTGATGATATCTGATCTTTCACAGACAATTCAGCAGCGGACAGTACAGTTGAAGATACCTTGGATGTTGAATTTTCAGCACTGCTACTATTACCATGAACACCGACCTCCAAAATTCGGTTAATTGTACCTCTAAGTGTGATGTTAGGAATAAGAGAATCTGTAAGTACTTGCGTTGCTCCACATACACATTTCAACTTGGAGTTTATCAAATGATCCCTAATACACCTATCACAAAAGCTATCGAAACAGCATTTGCTAGTCAATGAAGCATCTTTCATCACTTGCTTGCACAAAGTGCAGAGGAGTTCTGGTGGAACATCGCTTGGAGACCCTTGTGATTTCTTTGAAGTTGGGCACTCAAATTGCTTGTCAAAAGCAGCCTCATTTTGTTGCAAAAGAGCAGCCGCAAACGcagtcttctttcttttgaaatcataatTAGGATCAGAATTAGTTGGGCAGTGTTGTATAAAATGTCCTGGAACATGACATCTGCGACAAACATAGCCCTCCGGAGGTGTTTTCTTCTCGAATATTCCAGCACCCATTC
The Ricinus communis isolate WT05 ecotype wild-type chromosome 1, ASM1957865v1, whole genome shotgun sequence DNA segment above includes these coding regions:
- the LOC125369984 gene encoding E3 ubiquitin ligase PQT3-like, giving the protein MGAGIFEKKTPPEGYVCRRCHVPGHFIQHCPTNSDPNYDFKRKKTAFAAALLQQNEAAFDKQFECPTSKKSQGSPSDVPPELLCTLCKQVMKDASLTSKCCFDSFCDRCIRDHLINSKLKCVCGATQVLTDSLIPNITLRGTINRILEVGVHGNSSSAENSTSKISSLDYAEDTGNKRKPVDAPNSIAKKARTAIGSMELEEVTSQGSVQAQENTIAVEKKVQQKVVSGEKGKKKKDRRSSEDVEVGSYMIPDAFCAYNPYPYWAGMQAGMEGFYYGGGMDYGSYGMQLGR
- the LOC125369985 gene encoding E3 ubiquitin ligase PQT3-like yields the protein MGAGIFEKKTPPEGYVCRRCHVPGHFIQHCPTNSDPNYDFKRKKTAFAAALLQQNEAAFDKQFECPTSKKSQGSPSDVPPELLCTLCKQVMKDASLTSKCCFDSFCDRCIRDHLINSKLKCVCGATQVLTDSLIPNITLRGTINRILEVGVHGNSSSAENSTSKVSSTVLSAAELSVKDQISSLDYAEDTGNKRKPVDAPNSIAKKARTAIGSMELEEVTSQGSVQAQENTIAVEKKVQQKVVSGEKGKKKKDRRSSEDVEVGSYMIPDAFCAYNPYPYWAGMQAGMEGFYYGGGMDYGSYGMQLGR